Proteins co-encoded in one Rhopalosiphum maidis isolate BTI-1 chromosome 2, ASM367621v3, whole genome shotgun sequence genomic window:
- the LOC113552371 gene encoding B-box type zinc finger protein ncl-1-like, whose protein sequence is MDTSSLDSSNDFLIENETNLEINTCNICKNEYMCPRVLNCLHVFCEKCILQLVNVNSMFSVLNIICPTCSQPTTTQLNRGTLTLPQDYVTRDILEVEMLKTHRLVCKSCRDNKEATHKCITCCNFLCSGCESMHKMLVTPGQYHYMVSIEEMIQSAQDKTALHKMVLCEKHNNEQMVYYCNTCNELACTKCLNIPSPRTCQHSYDSLSNAYKKYGTELEYLVRESKNVMKNVSTLPATLEKALDNLQTSHDHVKSNVEETFHSFKAILDTCKNEVLVQLKSSQKQQELKIMDKFEEVKKITDNISGVQQFATRLLENGSESEIMALKKLIFTQMLQLFGQIPDVDVDAKLMYSPDISGFENHCRKYFGQIETEQGMNVAVAPISPPTPRTNFLTDRVFPSPMLSPMVDSQIFDLNLARLCSLNVDDNPILSTMSSPDSLGDLLNTPTSLDGNFALNNLQALAKLDNLNTNNNNNSMLQSLMSPLVLNQSGLDPFSVGSVSSMSSPTTTLSPDIYGVATNSSWYSKERRAPPTRPKRHSSRPSMDIVAKFGQMGSGLGQFHSPHGFCLSPTEDIVVADTHNHRIQVFEKDGTYKTEFGREGKEDGYLFYPRKVVFLNHNQIVVCDRGSDRSRVQIFEYPTGKFIKKIQVQFIEIVAGVAVTANGHLALVDSVHPTVFVLNVNEDNGIMKWFDCASYMEEPSDIIVRDDDYYVCDFKGHSIVVFNDEGVCLRRIGGEYITSFPNGIDISENGEILVGDSHGNRFHVAVFSHDGTHLTDLECPYIKVSRCCGLKITSGGHIVTLAKNNHHVLVLNATV, encoded by the exons ATGGATACATCGTCTTTAGATTCAAGTAATGACTTTTTGATTGAAAATGAAACTAATTTGGAAAttaatacatgtaatatttgcaa gAATGAGTATATGTGTCCAAGGGTACTGAACTGTTTGCATGTATTctgtgaaaaatgtattttacaactTGTAAATGTTAACTCAATGTTTAGTGttcttaacataatatgtccTACATGCAGTCAACCAACAact actCAATTAAATCGTGGAACTTTGACATTACCTCAAGACTATGTGACTAGGGATATTCTTGAAgttgaaatgttaaaaaccCATAGACTAGTTTGCAAATCTTGTAGAGATAATAAAGAAGCAActcataaatgtattacttgCTGCAATTTTTTGTGTTCTGGTTGTGAAAGTATGCATAag atGCTTGTGACGCCTGGACAGTATCATTATATGGTATCCATTGAGGAAATGATTCAGAGTGCTCAGGATAAAACTGCTCTacataaaatggttttatgtgaaaaacataataatgaacaAATGGTGTACTATTGTAACACTTGTaat gaGTTAGCTTGTACTAAATGTCTCAATATACCTTCTCCAAGGACATGCCAACATAGTTATGATAGTCTTTccaatgcttataaaaaatatggaacCGAGTTAGAGTATTTAGTACGCGAAAGTAAGAatgttatgaaaaatgtttcaacTTTACCAGCTACTTTAGAAAAAGCACTGGACAATTTACAAACTTCTCATGATCATGTAAAATCAAACGTGGAAGAAACTTttcat agttttAAAGCTATATTAGATACATGTAAAAATGAGGTATTAGTGCAGCTTAAATCCTCCCAAAAGCaacaagaattaaaaataatggataaatttgaaga agtgAAGAAAATCACTGACAACATCAGTGGAGTGCAACAATTTGCTACACGTCTATTAGAAAATGGAAGTGAATCTGAAATTatggcattaaaaaaattaatttttactcaaaTGCTTCAGCTATTTGGTCAAATACCAGATGTTGATGTGGATGCTAAACTTATGTATTCTCCTGATATTAGTGGATTTGAAAATCATTGCCGA aaatattttggcCAAATTGAAACAGAACAAGGGATGAATGTTGCAGTTGCACCTATCTCTCCACCTACTCCAAGAACCAATTTTTTAACTGACCGTGTGTTTCCTTCACCTATGTTGTCACCAATGGTCGATTCAcagatatttgatttaaacttAGCTCGCTTATGTTCATTAAATGTTGATGATAATcctattttatcaacaatgtCATCTCCTGATTCATTGGGTGATTTATTGAACACACCAACTAGTTTGGATGGTAATTTTGCGTTGAATAACTTACAAGCACTTGCTAAACTAGATAATTTGAATaccaacaataacaataata gtatgcTTCAAAGCCTGATGAGTCCATTAGTTTTGAATCAATCTGGCTTAGATCCATTTTCTGTTGGTAGTGTGTCATCTATGAGTTCTCCTACAACTACTTTATCTCctg atatttatggAGTAGCTACTAATTCAAGTTGGTACAGCAAAGAAAGAAGAGCTCCACCAACTCGACCAAAACGTCATTCTAGTAGGCCTAGCATGGATATAGTAGCAAAATTTGGTCAGATGGGGAGTGGTCTTGGACAATTCCATTCACCTCATGGCTTTTGTCTTAGTCCTACAGAAGATATTGTTGTTGCTGATACGCACAACCATCGGATTCaa GTATTTGAAAAAGATGGTACTTATAAGACTGAATTTGGCAGAGAAGGGAAAGAGGATGGATACTTATTTTATCCTAGAAAAGTGGTTTTCTTAAACCATAATCAAATAGTTGTTTGTGATCGTGGTTCTGATCGATCCAGAGTACAGATATTTGAATATCCTAcgggtaaatttataaaaaagattcaggttcaatttattgaaattgttgCTGGAGTGGCTGTGACTGCTAATGGACATCTTGCACTGGTTGATAGTGTACACCCTacagtatttgttttaaatgtaaatgaaGATAACGGTATAATGAAATGGTTTGATTGTGCTTCATATATGGAAGAACCATCAGACATTATTGTCAGAG atgatgattattatgtttgcGATTTCAAAGGACACTCAATTGTAGTGTTTAATGATGAAGGTGTGTGTTTAAGACGTATTGGTGGTGAATACATCACTAGTTTTCCGAATGGCATAGATATATCGGAAAATGGAGAAATATTAGTTGGAGATTCTCATGGCAATCGTTTCCATGTTGCTGTTTTTTCTCATGATGGCACTCATTTAACAGACTTAGAGTGTCCTTATATTAAA gtGTCTCGTTGTTGTGGGTTGAAAATAACTAGTGGTGGTCATATTGTAACTTtagcaaaaaataatcacCATGTTCTTGTTTTGAACGCAACTGTGTAA
- the LOC113551376 gene encoding N-acetylglucosamine-6-phosphate deacetylase, with the protein MNIVTKYFNCNILKDGKILTQDLWVVDGQIANPEIIFYDKKKIPDIEIDCLGSLITPGFIDLQINGAFGVDFTHHRGDGLDIVRKGLLQYGVTAFCPTIVSTTSSNYHEILPKFKRCRGNEQGAAILGAHVEGPFISKLKHGAHSLLNIKSLENSNLTDTYGSLDNIGIVTLAPELNGSMEAIKLLSSNGIVVSLGHTSSDMETSIQAVKNGATFITHLFNAMLSFHHRDPGLIGLIACPPRVEKPLFFGVIADGTHTHPAALKIAHKINPEGLVLVTDALSAIGLADGIHHLGDKQIEVKNSKAYIANTNTLCGSVTSLDECMRYFIKATNCSVAEAIETITLHPAKVLGIQKLKGTLNYEADADFVLLGNKLNVQSTWINGQCVFKHSSGAGYIVKKNNLNIS; encoded by the exons ATGAATATTGTCACAAAGTATTTTAACTGCAATATTTTGAAAGATGGAAAAATTCTTACACAAGATCTATGGGTCGTTGATGGACAAATAGCTAAtccagaaattattttttatgataagaaaaaaattccagACATTGAAATTGATTGCCTAGGATCTTTAATAACTCCTGGATTTATAGATTTACAAATCAACG GGGCTTTTGGAGTTGATTTTACTCACCATAGAGGAGATGGACTTGATATAGTTAGAAAAGGATTATTACAATATGGTGTTACTGCATTTTGCCCTACAATAGTTTCAACGACCAGTTCTAATTACCATGAA aTATTACCAAAGTTCAAACGTTGTCGTGGTAATGAACAAGGAGCTGCAATTTTAGGGGCACACGTTGAAGGTCCATTCATTAGTAAACTAAAACATGGTGCACATAGCcttcttaatataaaaagcTTAGAAAATTCTAATCTAACAGATACTTATGGTAGCTTGGACAATATAGGAATAGTTACTCTTGCTCCTGAACTTAATGGTTCAATGGAagcaataaaactattatccaGTAATGGAATTGTTGTATCATTAGGACACACGTCATCAGATATGGAAACTAGTATACAAGCTGTAAAAAATGGAGCtacatttattacacatttattcaACGCAATGCTTTCT TTTCATCATAGAGATCCAGGATTGATTGGACTCATAGCATGTCCACCTAGGGTTGAGAAGCCATTATTTTTTGGTGTTATAGCTGATGGTACTCATACGCATCCGGCAGCATTAAAAATTGCCCATAAAATTAACCCAGAAGGACTTGTGTTGGTGACAGATGCATTGTCAGCTATAGGACTAGCAGATGGAATTCATCATTTGGGTGATAAGCAGATTGAAGtaaagaattcaaaagcataCATTGCAAACACAAATACATTATGTGGAAGTGTGACTTCCTTAGACGAATGtatgagatattttattaaagcaaCAA attgtaGTGTTGCTGAAGCAATTGAGACAATAACTTTACATCCAGCTAAGGTTTTAGGAATACAAAAACTTAAAGGTACACTTAACTATGAAGCTGATGctgattttgtattattgggaaataaattgaatgttcaatCAACTTGGATCAATGGACAATGTGTGTTTAAACATAGTAGTGGAGCTGgttatattgtgaaaaaaaataacttaaatatttcttag
- the LOC113551377 gene encoding ER membrane protein complex subunit 10, protein MIYYKLICIFCSVFSSIYCSDSSYDTISDIYLEHELIPNAGFTKRSSILVNLESRNDVVSISTINDSDIQLLKQLASKNELYRLKVTVKTLSGKEIHFLTFTRACLIVGSKLNDILTLHLDHLDSPFAVNLATTSSNCNSFNELNTNNFTTTVFFRRPESSPVPDTATYIQKMERERDAREKGKSSNNKSMLGKYWMYILPLVIFMMIAGASNPEARQ, encoded by the exons ATGatctattataaactaatttgtatattttgttcagtGTTTAGTAGTATTTACTGTTct GATTCAAGTTATGATACAATAtctgatatttatttagaacatGAATTAATTCCCAATGCTGGTTTCACCAAACGCAGTTCTATTCTTGTCAATTTGGAATCTAGGAATGATGTTGTATCTATTTCTACAATTAATGATTCagacatacagttattaaaa caACTAGCTTCTAAAAATGAACTATACAGATTAAAAGTCACTGTCAAAACATTATCTGGCaaagaaatacattttctcACCTTTACTAGAGCATGTCTTATAGTTGGatctaaattaaatgatattctAACATTACATTTGGATCATTTAGATTCTCCATTTGCAGTTAATTTAGCTACTACATCTAGCAACTGCAATAGCTTTAATGAATTGAACACAAATAACTTTACAACTACAGTATTTTTCAGAAGACCAGAAAGCAGTCCAGT ACCCGATACAGCTACTTATATTCAAAAGATGGAACGTGAGCGTGACGCAAGAGAAAAGGGAAAATCAAGCAATAACAAATCAATGCTTggaaaatat tGGATGTATATATTACCATTAGTCATATTTATGATGATTGCTGGCGCATCAAATCCAGAAGCAAGACAGTAA